CATTAAGTAAATATTTACCCGCATATGAATAATTAACTCTAGCAAAATATCCTAACTTTTTTAGCTCCGTGTTTGTTTCCGAAGGTAAATCAACTAAAGTAGCACCTTGAAAGTTTTTAAGTAAATCATTAGAAAAACCACTACCTGTAGTAATACTTTCTTCCGATTTTCTTTTTTGAATGGAAGCACCAACTAATACATTTAAATCATGATCATCATTAAATGTCTTAGAATAGTCTAAGGTATTATCGGAAATGATTCTAGTTCTAAATCTGTTGGCCAAATAATATGCTGAATTACTAGCACCACTCGCATGGTACAATGTGCCGTCATACCTTGTTCTTTTTCGTTGCTCCAAAGTAACACCTAATGATGTTTTAGCCGTAAGGCCATCCGCAAGTTCGTAGCTTAAATAAGTAGAGCCAAATAATTTCGTATTATACTCAAAATGCTCTCTCTCTACATATTGTGCATATGGGTTTGAATCACCAGAAGTACGAGGTCTACTTGCATCTCCATCACCATTTACATCCAGTTCTCTCAAGTGTTCTTCTCTAAAATAATCACCTACTTGAACATCTGGAAAATAGTAATCATCAGTAGGGGAGTTTCTATTAACAAACTGCAGTGACTCTTCTGTATGATAAATAGGTAACCAAGGTGATTGACGTATTGGATTATGTATTGACGTTGGCAAAGTTCTCTGCTTAGTATAAGATGGCGTCGCCCTAATACCAAATCTTACTTTATCACCAATTTTCGAATCTACTTTCATATTCGCCGAAAATAATTTGTAATCATCTGTAATTACAACACCTTCATCATGAAGGTATCTTAAAGAGGTACTAAACTTAGTATCTTCAGAACCACCTCTCGCTGATAAGGAATGACTAGTAACGTTTCCTCCATCGAAGAAAACATCTTGCCAACTTCTATCTACTCCAGTAGTAGCAACTAATAATTGCGCATATTGCGTTTCATTAGTCAGTGTACCAGTTGCTGCTTGTTCTATTGCAGCCCAGCCAGCAACAGTTTGACTATAATCATCACTACCATGTGCTTCCTTAAAACCTGTATACGTTTGATAGCTAAATTTTGTTTTTCCTGATTTACCACTTTTAGTAGTAATCAAAATTACACCATTAGAACCTTCACTACCATAAATGGCAGCAGAAGCTGCATCTTTTAAAACTTCAAAAGATTCTACATCGTTCATATCAAGATTTCCAAGAAAATCTGAACTCACAACAACTCCATCAATAACTAATGCAGGACCAGAATCAGCTGTTACAGATCCAACACCTCTAATAGTAATGGTTGGAGCGCCACCCGCCTCTGCATTTGTTGATTGAATATTTACCCCTGAAACTTGACCGATAAGCGCTTCATCAACTCTTGAAACAGCTATTTGATCTAAAGTTTCATTTGTCACCTTAGAAATAGAACCTGTAATGGTAGATTTCTTTTGAGTACCATACCCTACCACAACAACTTCCTCTAATAAACTTGCATCCTCAGTTAGAGATACATTTACGGTTTGTTGGTTAGATATAGTAACTTTTTTATTCCCATAGCCTATAGAAGAAAAGCTAATTATATCTCCTTTTTTAACAGTTATTTCATAATTACCATCAAAATCTGTAGCAGTACCTCTTGTTGTGGTAGCTACAACAACACTTACTCCTGGGATAGGAACATTATTCGCGTCAGAAACAACACCTTTCAGTTGGTAGCTGTCCTGCGCATAAAGCGAAATATTAAGCAATGTTATTGCAATTAATAATAGTTTAGTTTTTAAATTCATTTGTGATTTTGTTACGTTAGTACTATTGAGCTACTTCAATAGGATAAAATCTCCTATAGTATTTGCTTTACGTAATCACAATAATTTCAATGAAGAAGTTATTTATAAAAATACTATTTTTGTAGTAGCATTTTAGTGTAAAGCAATAAATGTAATCTTAGTTACTTCCCTACGACAAGAAGTGATTCTAATAAGAGGACGAGCCCTAAGCTTGTCCTTTTTTTATTTTCTTTTTTCTAATAGCATCTTTTTTTTTATTTGGTTCATAAATTGAGTTTTGAGTTAAAAAAAATTTGGTTACCCAAATTGGTTGACCAATCTGAATAACCAAATATATGTTATTACTTTGTTAAAAAAAAATATAAGTGGAATTTTTAGTCAGCTAAATTGATAATTCGATATTTTATTAATTAAAAATTGTCGTTAATGATAATTTCAAAGATTATTACTCCATGAAATCTTTGCAACTTGTACTCATAATAGCTATTTAACCCTAGTAATGGCTAGCCGATTTTTTCCTTATGATTTATCTCCAAAATAAGATACCTCACCACCACTTAAAAAATCTTCTCTTACAGGACTAAAAGTATCAATTAGCTCTCCCTCTTCCAAACAAACAGCACTATGTAATAGATTAGGCTCAATATACACGCCATCTCCGCCTTCTACAATTTGTTTTACGCCGTCAATTTCAAATTCAAATTTACCTGAAACACAATAGGTAGCTTGCGTATGAAAATGTTGATGTGGAGCTCCTAATGCTCCTGTTTCAAATTTTACTCTTACCATCATGATTTGATTATCATACCCTAAGAATTTTCTTGAAACTCCTCCGCCTAGAACTTCCCATTCCATGTCTTTTGTAATGACGTATTTTTCACTAGATCTACTCATTTTTCTATTTTTTATGATTAATTTATTTGAAACAATAAGGACCTGACCACTCATAATCCTTATTGTTAATTTTTAAGTTATGCTTTGCCTCTTTACCAGCGTTCGTGTTTGCTGTTATAAACAGTTTAGTAGTACCGTTTACATTGGTTATTGCTATCGCTGTATAATCTTCTGTATCTAAAACTACTTTTAATGCTGTAATAGCACTGTTAGAATTAACTGCAGATTCTGTAACTGGACTATAACTTCCGTGTGCTTCAATGGCAGAAACAAAAAGTGTGTTTTGAGTGTTTTTTCGCCTTAACATTAAAGCAGCTTCGCGTCGCAAATTAAATTCTGGATCGTTTGCACCAATTCTTGTAAAAAGTAACTCATCCGTATTGCCTGTTATTGTTGTTAGTGTATAAAACTTACCTTTATTTAACCAAGAAAATTTAGTGTTCTCCGTTTCAGATTTCGCTGTACCTTCTACATATAAATGTTGATACCCATTTTTGCTTCCCAAAGCTTTTAAGGTTTCCGGCACTTTATATTCGAAATTTGTATTCAATACTTGTCCTAAAAAGTAATACGGAAAATCATACTGATTTGCTTTATTAGAAACTACCTTCATAATATCTAATACATATGGTTTTTCAAAATCTGGATCTTTAATAATTGCCATCGTACGAAGCATTTCAGTTCCTGGATATGCATTTACTTCTTTTGCGCTAGCTGCTTGAACGTTATCATTTTCTGATGAAAAATAATGCAATACAGAATGGTTTTGACTTCCTATTTCATATTTCCCATTAAAATGAGACATTTCATTTTGTGTCACGGTATTGTGTGCAATCGTTTGTTTGGCCCAAGTTTTATTTTCCTTTAGGTAATTCCCTCCCCCTTTTTGTTCGATATTTACAAAACGTGCTAAACCATAATCTTGAATCACTTCTTCCCCATTTTCATATAATGAATAGGATAACTTATCATAATGCCCGTGACTAGAGCCTTGTGCTGCATATTTAAAAACAAGTTCTATGTCTTCATTTCTTAAAATACCAACTCCACCTTGTGTGCCCTCTGGTCCATCTGATAAGTTAATTGATTTTTTATCGAATGGTTTTGCCAATCCATTTTTTATACCAAGTGCAACTGCCAAGCCCGAATCATCTAATAATACTTTATTTTGTTTTTCAGCGATACTTAACAATCCTGGATCTTGTGTTCCAAAATAATACGAAATATCTGTCGCCGTAACTAAAGCATCATTATAGTAAGACATTCCTTTTTGACCATCATTTAACGGAAAAAAATCACCATCTGCATCCGATAAATTTAGAAGAGCATTAATTGACTTCAATAACACTCCTTCTTTATACTCAAATATTTTTAATTCTGGTTTAACGTTATGTAATCCTTCCGCAAAAATTAAAAAAGGATACATCGCATAGCGTTGGTAATATGGTCCTTCATTATAATAACCATCTGGAGAGAAAGGCTCTTCTATATTCGCTAAAAAACCAGCTTTACCGTCTTTATTTAAAAAGCCCCCATCGTCATCTTTTTCTTTCGTATCTAATTTTAGATCTTTAATTCCGTATAAAGCACGATCAATTAATTCTTGGTCGTTCATTACCAAACCAATCATCCCAACAGCTGCATTTCCCCAAGTACTATGGTTGTGAACTCTTTGGTAAAATTGCGGACTATCTACAGATATATGATCTGCAAATGGTTTAAATAAGTTAGTTTCAAGTTTATTACGTTCTTCTTCAGATAAATAATTGTAGACACAATCATACGCTTGACTCACATAAACCAACCAATTAGCATCATTTAAACATTGCCAAAATAATTTTCCTCGTGCATAAGATCTAGTTTTTGGATGCAATGGCAATGTTTTATACATTGCTTCATATTGCATGAGCATGTCTTTTACGTATTTCGCATATTTTTCATCATCCAAAATTTGATATAAAACACCGGCTTTTTGCAATATTATCATATTACTCTTGTGCCTAACATGTGTATAACCCCCTGAATAATCTTCAGGAATTGGCGTATCTATCCCTAAAAAAATTTCAGCATCTACCTCCTCCTGAACAGCTTTTAAAGTAGCATCAAAAATTGGAATATTCCCTAATTGTGCCCTAATATCTTTAACCCCTTGCGCTGTTAAAATTAAATTAGGGTGTG
This genomic stretch from Cellulophaga algicola DSM 14237 harbors:
- a CDS encoding cupin domain-containing protein, whose translation is MSRSSEKYVITKDMEWEVLGGGVSRKFLGYDNQIMMVRVKFETGALGAPHQHFHTQATYCVSGKFEFEIDGVKQIVEGGDGVYIEPNLLHSAVCLEEGELIDTFSPVREDFLSGGEVSYFGDKS
- a CDS encoding SusC/RagA family TonB-linked outer membrane protein is translated as MNLKTKLLLIAITLLNISLYAQDSYQLKGVVSDANNVPIPGVSVVVATTTRGTATDFDGNYEITVKKGDIISFSSIGYGNKKVTISNQQTVNVSLTEDASLLEEVVVVGYGTQKKSTITGSISKVTNETLDQIAVSRVDEALIGQVSGVNIQSTNAEAGGAPTITIRGVGSVTADSGPALVIDGVVVSSDFLGNLDMNDVESFEVLKDAASAAIYGSEGSNGVILITTKSGKSGKTKFSYQTYTGFKEAHGSDDYSQTVAGWAAIEQAATGTLTNETQYAQLLVATTGVDRSWQDVFFDGGNVTSHSLSARGGSEDTKFSTSLRYLHDEGVVITDDYKLFSANMKVDSKIGDKVRFGIRATPSYTKQRTLPTSIHNPIRQSPWLPIYHTEESLQFVNRNSPTDDYYFPDVQVGDYFREEHLRELDVNGDGDASRPRTSGDSNPYAQYVEREHFEYNTKLFGSTYLSYELADGLTAKTSLGVTLEQRKRTRYDGTLYHASGASNSAYYLANRFRTRIISDNTLDYSKTFNDDHDLNVLVGASIQKRKSEESITTGSGFSNDLLKNFQGATLVDLPSETNTELKKLGYFARVNYSYAGKYLLNASIRRDGSSVFGIASKWGNFPAVSIGWNAAKENFLLDSEAVNTLKFRASYGLTGAENFNVGDDVVNAWPYLALLQNSNSIDEGSIAAGVSPLNIANALLQWEASKELTIGLDYGFLQNRISGSLDYYKRTSDELLLNNPVSYITGFNSGIVNLGEVQNSGFELEVRTRNITGEKFSWNSTFIASTNKNELLSFGDSNNALIEDDYGRNSQWINRIGEPISSFWGYVVDEEAFDETSFRTTYVDNPWNRINGQSDDTIVKDLNGDGLITEEDKTILGNPYPDLVYSFTNEFKLGDFDFSFMVQGSLGAQVNNIGDQYFYNWFGNRTRSGGELEAVADGLVSDVSFIQEKVLTSEVIASADYFSLRNVNLGYNFPNDVTDQIGLEGLRIYATAQNLIYVTADDYHGFNPEHVDGSNPRAYGSQRAGTPIYKTVTFGVNIDF
- a CDS encoding alginate lyase family protein yields the protein MKFIQSITLKLVPAVLLISLFSCKEEVTVVSKEEDKTASEQGAHPNLILTAQGVKDIRAQLGNIPIFDATLKAVQEEVDAEIFLGIDTPIPEDYSGGYTHVRHKSNMIILQKAGVLYQILDDEKYAKYVKDMLMQYEAMYKTLPLHPKTRSYARGKLFWQCLNDANWLVYVSQAYDCVYNYLSEEERNKLETNLFKPFADHISVDSPQFYQRVHNHSTWGNAAVGMIGLVMNDQELIDRALYGIKDLKLDTKEKDDDGGFLNKDGKAGFLANIEEPFSPDGYYNEGPYYQRYAMYPFLIFAEGLHNVKPELKIFEYKEGVLLKSINALLNLSDADGDFFPLNDGQKGMSYYNDALVTATDISYYFGTQDPGLLSIAEKQNKVLLDDSGLAVALGIKNGLAKPFDKKSINLSDGPEGTQGGVGILRNEDIELVFKYAAQGSSHGHYDKLSYSLYENGEEVIQDYGLARFVNIEQKGGGNYLKENKTWAKQTIAHNTVTQNEMSHFNGKYEIGSQNHSVLHYFSSENDNVQAASAKEVNAYPGTEMLRTMAIIKDPDFEKPYVLDIMKVVSNKANQYDFPYYFLGQVLNTNFEYKVPETLKALGSKNGYQHLYVEGTAKSETENTKFSWLNKGKFYTLTTITGNTDELLFTRIGANDPEFNLRREAALMLRRKNTQNTLFVSAIEAHGSYSPVTESAVNSNSAITALKVVLDTEDYTAIAITNVNGTTKLFITANTNAGKEAKHNLKINNKDYEWSGPYCFK